DNA sequence from the Chryseobacterium indicum genome:
TATATCAGGTAAAATAGTCGCCAGAGAAGCAAATAAATTGAATTAACTATGAAAAAACTTTTTGATGACCTGTCTTATAAAATCAGCAGGGAAACGACCAGACAGTACAGCACCAGCTTTTCTTTAGGAATTATGGCGCTTTCTCCGAAAATACGAAACCCGATCTACGCCATTTATGGTTATGTTCGTCTTGCTGACGAAATCGTAGACAGCTTTCACGATCATGATAAGCAGAAACTTCTTTCAAAATACAAAGAAGAAACATTCTGTGCTTTGGAAGATAAAATTTCTCTGAATCCGGTACTTCATTCTTTTCAGGAAACCGTACATCAGTATAAAATTGATTACGCCCTTATTCATCAGTTTCTGAAAAGTATGGAAATGGATCTTCAGAAAATAGATTATAATTCAGATTTATACAAAGAATACATTCTGGGTTCTGCGGAAGTGGTAGGATTAATGTGTCTTCATATTTTTACGGAAGGAAATATTAATGAATTTGAAAGACTGAAGCCTTATGCCATGACGTTAGGATCAGCTTTTCAGAAAGTGAATTTTCTTCGTGATATGAAAGATGATTATCAGATCTTGGGACGCTCTTACTTCCCGAATGTCGATATTTCATACTTTGATAATGCGGTAAAAGCCCAGATTGAAAAAGAAATTGAAGAAGAATTTAAAGTTGCGCTAGAAGGAATCAGAAAACTTCCTCCATCCTCAAGATTCGGAGTTTATCTGGCATACAGATATTACATTTCGCTTTTCAGAAAAATTAAAAAAACGTCCGCTGCCAAAATTGTCAACCAGAGAATAAGAATATCCAACGGAAGAAAGCTTTCTTTAATGATGAGCAGTTACGTACAATATAAAACTTCTTTTTTGTAGATACATTTACTTACACCCTTGAATAATGAGACACAGACTATACAGAGAGCAGCAGCTGAATTGTGATATCGAAACCGCATGGAAATTCTTTTCTTCAGCAAATAATCTTTCCAAAAT
Encoded proteins:
- a CDS encoding phytoene/squalene synthase family protein; protein product: MKKLFDDLSYKISRETTRQYSTSFSLGIMALSPKIRNPIYAIYGYVRLADEIVDSFHDHDKQKLLSKYKEETFCALEDKISLNPVLHSFQETVHQYKIDYALIHQFLKSMEMDLQKIDYNSDLYKEYILGSAEVVGLMCLHIFTEGNINEFERLKPYAMTLGSAFQKVNFLRDMKDDYQILGRSYFPNVDISYFDNAVKAQIEKEIEEEFKVALEGIRKLPPSSRFGVYLAYRYYISLFRKIKKTSAAKIVNQRIRISNGRKLSLMMSSYVQYKTSFL